From one Streptomyces sp. ICC1 genomic stretch:
- a CDS encoding MFS transporter: MSVVGQEQEQEERNQEKGPARLAGRQVLVLTVLLVAQFMLAVDFSILNVALPVIGDGLGFSLPNLQWIATSFALSAAGFTLLFGRIADLFGRRRLFLAGLAVLALSSLAGGLATSPEMLLAARVLQGLATAAVTPAGLSLLTTSFPEGPLRQKALGLNGALMSAGFTAGAVLGGVLTDLLSWRWAFFVNVPVALAVLAVAPVVIKESRPAVRPKLDLPGAATVTLGLLALIYGLTRAGEHGWGSGPALVWLAAGVGLLIAFYAVESKAAYPLVPVSVLKKRTVAWGNTAGLIAFLTETSLVFLMTLHLQEVLGFSPLTAGLSFGVLGIGTVIGGSLAPRVIAATTTRTTLVIGGLLQAAATLSLVALGESRTGMWLLLAATFAGGIGNMLVIVGFMVTATTGLPDHEQGMATGLATMTQQIGITMGTPVMSAIVATRTGIHSGITTAILVNTAIVLAGTLTTVLFLHRTEGPRQR; this comes from the coding sequence ATGTCGGTTGTCGGGCAAGAGCAAGAGCAAGAAGAGCGGAATCAAGAGAAGGGGCCGGCCCGTCTCGCGGGGCGGCAGGTCCTGGTCCTGACGGTCCTGCTGGTGGCCCAGTTCATGCTGGCCGTCGACTTCTCGATCCTGAACGTCGCACTGCCGGTGATCGGTGACGGTCTCGGCTTCTCGCTCCCGAACCTCCAGTGGATCGCGACGTCGTTCGCGCTCAGCGCCGCCGGGTTCACCCTCCTGTTCGGCCGGATCGCGGACCTGTTCGGCCGCCGCCGGCTCTTCCTGGCCGGTCTCGCGGTGCTGGCCCTGTCCTCCCTGGCCGGAGGCCTGGCCACCAGCCCCGAAATGCTGCTGGCCGCCCGGGTGCTGCAGGGCCTGGCCACCGCCGCGGTCACCCCGGCGGGCCTGTCCCTGCTGACGACCTCGTTCCCCGAGGGACCGCTGCGGCAGAAGGCCCTGGGCCTCAACGGGGCCCTGATGTCGGCCGGTTTCACCGCGGGCGCGGTCCTCGGCGGGGTCCTGACGGACCTGCTCTCCTGGCGCTGGGCGTTCTTCGTCAACGTCCCCGTCGCCCTCGCGGTCCTCGCCGTCGCCCCGGTGGTGATCAAGGAGTCCCGCCCCGCCGTCCGCCCGAAGCTCGATCTGCCCGGTGCCGCCACGGTCACCCTGGGGCTGCTGGCCCTGATCTACGGTCTGACGCGGGCGGGCGAGCACGGCTGGGGCTCCGGGCCGGCGCTGGTGTGGCTCGCCGCGGGGGTGGGCCTGCTGATCGCCTTCTACGCCGTGGAGTCCAAGGCTGCGTACCCCCTCGTCCCGGTCTCCGTGCTGAAGAAGCGCACGGTCGCCTGGGGCAACACGGCCGGGCTGATCGCCTTCCTGACGGAGACGAGCCTGGTCTTCCTGATGACGCTCCACCTCCAGGAGGTCCTCGGGTTCTCCCCGCTGACGGCCGGTCTCTCCTTCGGGGTGCTGGGCATCGGCACGGTCATCGGAGGCTCCCTCGCGCCGCGGGTCATCGCGGCCACGACCACCCGTACCACCCTGGTCATCGGAGGACTGCTCCAGGCCGCCGCCACCCTGAGCCTGGTCGCCCTGGGCGAGTCACGCACCGGGATGTGGCTCCTGCTGGCCGCGACCTTCGCCGGAGGCATCGGCAACATGCTGGTGATCGTCGGCTTCATGGTCACCGCCACCACCGGTCTGCCCGATCACGAACAGGGCATGGCCACCGGCCTCGCCACGATGACCCAGCAGATCGGCATCACGATGGGCACCCCGGTCATGAGCGCGATCGTCGCGACCCGGACCGGTATCCATTCCGGCATCACCACCGCGATCCTGGTCAACACGGCGATCGTCCTGGCCGGGACCCTGACCACGGTGCTCTTCCTCCACCGAACCGAAGGCCCCCGCCAACGGTGA